A genomic region of Nitrospirota bacterium contains the following coding sequences:
- a CDS encoding M14 family metallocarboxypeptidase → MHHSKKTGLIYKSLIKRLKNIDDVQTVMIGTLKNEYPIYMLSYGKGDRRVALSAGIHGDEPAGVEALLCFLEGDLDTSNGGIRKWKEDFQFTLFPCTNPTGYERGTRENIMGVDLNRRFGSNDPPEEVSIVESVLRGMCFDLYLDFHEDIDGEGFYLYEIARKGENHLAEMIIQKISQRYSIDLREHIDGFPNCGGIICPQKTEKIFRIRRDNLPLPLYLYLNSTRHCLTMESPHQFSLKERVGMHLMALDTALSQYSSL, encoded by the coding sequence ATGCATCATAGCAAGAAAACAGGCTTGATTTATAAGTCTCTTATAAAAAGGCTGAAGAATATTGATGATGTACAAACGGTTATGATAGGAACACTAAAGAATGAGTATCCTATTTATATGCTCTCTTATGGTAAGGGAGATAGACGGGTTGCGCTTTCAGCCGGTATACATGGTGATGAACCAGCAGGGGTAGAGGCCCTATTATGTTTTCTCGAAGGAGACCTGGATACGTCGAATGGAGGCATTAGAAAATGGAAAGAGGATTTTCAATTTACTCTATTTCCATGCACCAATCCGACGGGATATGAAAGAGGTACCAGAGAAAATATAATGGGGGTAGACTTAAATCGCAGATTCGGGAGCAACGACCCGCCAGAGGAGGTATCAATAGTGGAAAGTGTTTTAAGGGGGATGTGTTTTGATCTCTATCTGGATTTCCATGAGGATATAGACGGAGAAGGTTTTTATCTCTATGAAATCGCAAGAAAAGGAGAAAACCATCTTGCAGAGATGATTATACAGAAAATATCTCAAAGATATTCCATCGATTTAAGAGAACATATAGACGGGTTCCCAAACTGCGGAGGGATAATCTGCCCGCAGAAGACCGAAAAGATATTCAGGATAAGGAGAGATAATCTACCACTTCCCCTCTACCTTTATTTGAATAGCACAAGACACTGTCTTACTATGGAATCACCGCATCAATTCTCACTGAAAGAACGAGTTGGCATGCATTTGATGGCTCTTGATACGGCCCTCAGTCAATACTCTTCTTTATAA